One genomic region from Amycolatopsis sp. FBCC-B4732 encodes:
- a CDS encoding SDR family NAD(P)-dependent oxidoreductase, whose protein sequence is MRTDLAGKAVLVTGGASGIGLACVRALRAEGARVGVIDREPGPGVVQADVTDEPALAAAVDTVARDFGGLDAVVGCAGISGPVGTPLAATTADAVARVLAVNVTGQFLLVKHVLPWLADGGAVVLLGSDSAFTAAPGMVPYCASKGAVVAMTRALAVEVPGIRVNCVCPSVVDTPMARADLGAVLDDPAFPVQAAADVARQVLFLASPASRPVNGQALLADFGMSARSAFPA, encoded by the coding sequence ATGCGAACAGATCTCGCCGGGAAGGCGGTCCTCGTGACCGGCGGGGCGTCCGGCATCGGGCTGGCCTGCGTGCGGGCGTTGCGCGCCGAAGGGGCCCGGGTCGGCGTCATCGACCGCGAACCCGGGCCCGGCGTCGTCCAGGCGGACGTCACCGACGAGCCCGCGCTGGCCGCCGCGGTGGACACCGTCGCCCGGGACTTCGGCGGCCTCGACGCGGTCGTCGGCTGCGCCGGGATCTCCGGCCCGGTCGGCACGCCGCTGGCCGCGACCACGGCCGACGCCGTCGCGCGGGTCCTCGCCGTCAACGTCACCGGGCAGTTCCTGCTGGTCAAGCACGTGCTGCCGTGGCTGGCCGACGGCGGCGCGGTGGTCCTGCTCGGCAGCGACTCGGCGTTCACGGCCGCGCCGGGCATGGTGCCCTACTGCGCGTCCAAGGGCGCGGTGGTCGCGATGACCCGCGCGCTCGCGGTCGAGGTGCCGGGGATCCGGGTCAACTGCGTCTGCCCGTCGGTGGTGGACACGCCGATGGCGCGCGCCGACCTCGGCGCCGTCCTGGACGACCCCGCGTTCCCGGTGCAGGCCGCCGCCGACGTCGCCCGGCAGGTGCTGTTCCTCGCGTCCCCGGCTTCGCGGCCGGTCAACGGCCAAGCCCTGCTGGCCGACTTCGGGATGTCGGCCCGCTCGGCGTTCCCCGCTTAG
- a CDS encoding primary-amine oxidase, with amino-acid sequence MSTPHPLDPLTAAELTAGRAILADAGLAGGTIRVPQAVPLEPAKEEVRAGDGDRRIRYTLLDTATGRAGEAVVSATRRELVSWDDWAEAEGRPSYLFEEYALAEQLTKASADWQAAMARRGLGDRIGHAFCAPLAPGYFGREDETGRVMRSLTFLREDTDDSPWAHPVEGLVVHLDLTEQRVLRVEDEGDVPVPAEHGRYTGVPARTTLKPIEITQPEGPSFTVDGSEVTWEGWRLRVGFNSREGLTLHQLSFQDRPVLYRASVPEMVVPYGDVAPGRFWISYFDAGEYQFGKNGNDLRLGCDCVGVIHYFPAWVADDRGEPVEIPRAVCLHEEDDGILWKHTDLHGRPEVRRSRRLVVSSIATIGNYDYGHYWYFHLDGSIEFEAKATGIVFCGAGTPGADQPHATELAPGLFAPVHQHLFCARLDVEIDGDRTSLHEVDVEGVPTGPANPHGNAFTWRSTPLRTEREAMRLADPARARVWEVRSAERVNRLGKPTAYQLVPRPSATLMAQPDATVHARATFATKHLWATPYREDEQFPAGDRPNAHPGGAGLPAWTAADRDLVDTDLVLWHVFGPTHVPRPEDWPVMPVDKSGFLFRPYGFLDRNPALDLPSGDHCD; translated from the coding sequence GTGAGCACGCCGCACCCCCTCGACCCGCTGACCGCCGCCGAACTGACCGCCGGCCGCGCGATCCTCGCCGACGCCGGGCTGGCGGGCGGCACGATCCGCGTCCCGCAGGCCGTCCCGCTCGAACCCGCCAAGGAAGAGGTGCGCGCCGGCGACGGCGACCGCCGCATCCGCTACACGCTCCTCGACACCGCCACCGGCCGCGCCGGGGAAGCCGTGGTGTCGGCGACCAGGCGGGAGCTCGTCTCCTGGGACGACTGGGCCGAAGCCGAGGGCCGGCCGTCGTACCTGTTCGAGGAGTACGCGCTGGCCGAGCAGCTGACGAAGGCGTCGGCGGACTGGCAGGCCGCGATGGCGCGGCGCGGCCTCGGCGACCGGATCGGCCACGCCTTCTGCGCGCCGCTCGCCCCCGGGTACTTCGGGCGCGAAGACGAGACCGGCCGCGTCATGCGCTCGCTCACCTTCCTGCGCGAAGACACCGACGACAGCCCCTGGGCGCACCCGGTCGAAGGCCTGGTCGTGCACCTGGACCTCACCGAGCAGCGCGTGCTGCGCGTCGAGGACGAGGGGGACGTCCCGGTGCCCGCCGAGCACGGGCGCTACACCGGCGTCCCGGCCCGCACGACGCTCAAGCCGATCGAGATCACCCAGCCCGAGGGCCCGAGCTTCACCGTCGACGGCTCCGAGGTGACGTGGGAGGGCTGGCGCCTGCGCGTCGGCTTCAACTCCCGCGAAGGCCTGACGCTGCACCAGCTGAGCTTCCAGGACCGGCCGGTCCTGTACCGGGCCTCCGTCCCCGAGATGGTCGTCCCGTACGGGGACGTCGCGCCCGGCCGGTTCTGGATCAGCTACTTCGACGCCGGGGAGTACCAGTTCGGCAAGAACGGCAACGACCTGCGCCTGGGCTGCGACTGCGTCGGCGTCATCCACTACTTCCCGGCGTGGGTCGCCGACGACCGCGGCGAACCGGTCGAGATCCCGCGCGCGGTCTGCCTGCACGAAGAGGACGACGGGATCCTCTGGAAGCACACCGACCTCCACGGCCGCCCCGAAGTCCGCCGGTCGCGGCGGCTGGTGGTCTCGTCGATCGCCACCATCGGCAACTACGACTACGGCCACTACTGGTACTTCCACCTCGACGGCTCGATCGAGTTCGAGGCGAAGGCCACCGGCATCGTCTTCTGCGGCGCCGGGACGCCCGGTGCGGACCAGCCGCACGCCACCGAGCTCGCGCCCGGTCTGTTCGCGCCGGTGCACCAGCACCTGTTCTGCGCGCGGCTCGACGTCGAGATCGACGGCGACCGCACCAGCCTGCACGAGGTCGACGTCGAAGGCGTGCCGACCGGGCCGGCCAACCCGCACGGCAACGCGTTCACCTGGCGGAGCACGCCGTTGCGGACCGAGCGGGAAGCGATGCGCCTGGCCGACCCCGCCCGCGCCCGCGTCTGGGAGGTCCGCAGCGCCGAGCGGGTGAACCGGCTCGGCAAACCGACCGCCTACCAGCTGGTGCCGCGGCCGTCGGCGACGCTGATGGCGCAGCCGGACGCGACCGTGCACGCCCGGGCCACGTTCGCCACCAAGCACCTCTGGGCGACGCCGTACCGCGAAGACGAGCAGTTCCCGGCCGGCGACCGGCCCAACGCCCACCCCGGCGGCGCGGGCCTGCCCGCGTGGACCGCCGCCGACCGCGACCTCGTCGACACCGACCTCGTGCTGTGGCACGTGTTCGGCCCCACCCACGTCCCCCGCCCCGAGGACTGGCCGGTGATGCCGGTCGACAAGTCCGGCTTCCTGTTCCGGCCGTACGGGTTCCTCGACCGCAACCCCGCGCTCGACCTCCCCTCCGGCGACCACTGCGACTGA
- a CDS encoding ABC transporter ATP-binding protein — MNALRVHGLTVKRGAGPVIRDVDLVLEPGRITALVGPNGAGKTSLLEGVSGVVAPSAGSVHVGGVNVTRHSRVARARLGLAHIEQGRAVFPGLTVLENLRLTARTPAGVDEVLALFPELEKRRDSPAALLSGGEQQMVVLARAFAARPAFLLIDEMSLGLAPVVFTRLLPVVTKFAAEGAAILLVEQFTHLALGVAQEAVVVSSGRVTYAGDARTLLDSPATLHSAYLGS, encoded by the coding sequence GTGAACGCGTTGCGAGTCCACGGGCTGACGGTGAAGCGCGGAGCCGGGCCGGTCATCCGCGACGTCGACCTCGTCCTCGAGCCCGGCCGGATCACCGCGCTGGTCGGGCCCAACGGGGCCGGCAAGACGAGCTTGCTGGAAGGCGTGTCGGGCGTGGTGGCGCCCTCGGCGGGCAGCGTCCACGTCGGCGGGGTGAACGTCACCCGGCACTCGCGGGTGGCGCGGGCGCGGCTCGGGCTGGCGCACATCGAGCAGGGCCGGGCGGTGTTCCCCGGGCTGACGGTGCTGGAGAACCTCCGCCTGACCGCCCGCACCCCGGCGGGCGTCGACGAAGTCCTCGCGCTGTTCCCCGAGCTGGAGAAGCGCCGCGACTCCCCCGCGGCCCTGCTCTCCGGCGGCGAGCAGCAGATGGTGGTGCTGGCGCGGGCGTTCGCGGCCCGCCCGGCGTTCCTGCTCATCGACGAGATGTCGCTGGGCCTGGCGCCGGTGGTGTTCACGCGCCTGCTGCCGGTGGTCACGAAGTTCGCCGCCGAGGGGGCGGCGATCCTGCTGGTGGAGCAGTTCACGCACCTGGCCCTCGGCGTCGCGCAGGAGGCGGTGGTCGTCTCGTCGGGCCGCGTCACGTACGCCGGCGACGCCCGGACCCTCCTCGACTCCCCCGCCACCCTCCACTCCGCCTACCTCGGGTCGTGA
- a CDS encoding molybdenum cofactor biosynthesis F family protein, whose translation MTTLSDTSTWLPLDGLAPGFDANKAPVVGDLHGRAFVLHDDGDGPGRTARFTGSRVAWDGATVLCETFLVDPDLYYVQFHPAPREAVSLLLDLRDGRALVVTTTIGDGGTPRVTQEFRPATLDGFEVRGEAMAPSTALIGRRVVWVYSREHAYEHVYLSPHWYTWQCLAGPERGLADTDENTVYRIRPGIHVFAWREKVIPCASVTVADHRDARRLRSHGVLFGLDGTGERPTHFTFGAYGRLLSTTVHPDGLDPAER comes from the coding sequence TTGACCACTCTCTCGGACACCTCGACCTGGCTCCCGCTGGACGGCCTGGCCCCGGGCTTCGACGCGAACAAGGCCCCGGTGGTCGGCGACCTGCACGGCCGCGCGTTCGTCCTGCACGACGACGGCGACGGGCCCGGCCGCACCGCCCGGTTCACCGGCTCGCGCGTCGCCTGGGACGGCGCGACCGTCCTCTGCGAGACGTTCCTCGTCGACCCCGACCTCTACTACGTCCAGTTCCACCCCGCCCCGCGCGAGGCGGTCTCGCTCCTGCTCGACCTGCGCGACGGCCGCGCCCTGGTCGTCACCACGACGATCGGCGACGGCGGCACCCCGCGCGTCACCCAGGAGTTCCGGCCCGCGACGCTCGACGGGTTCGAGGTCCGCGGCGAGGCGATGGCGCCGAGCACGGCCCTGATCGGGCGCCGGGTGGTGTGGGTCTACAGCCGCGAGCACGCCTACGAGCACGTCTACCTCAGCCCGCACTGGTACACCTGGCAGTGCCTGGCCGGCCCCGAGCGCGGGCTCGCCGACACCGACGAGAACACCGTGTACCGGATCCGGCCCGGGATCCACGTGTTCGCCTGGCGGGAGAAGGTCATCCCGTGCGCGTCGGTCACCGTCGCCGACCACCGCGACGCCCGCCGCCTGCGCTCCCACGGCGTCCTCTTCGGACTCGACGGCACCGGGGAGCGCCCGACGCACTTCACCTTCGGCGCGTACGGGCGGCTGCTGAGCACCACCGTCCACCCGGACGGCCTGGACCCGGCGGAGCGCTGA
- a CDS encoding amidohydrolase, whose product MAADLVLTNALVYTVDTARPWASALAVSGGKIVALEDAERGPKTEVLDLGGAFVLPGLVDVHNHHAMAGRAELFELTFGADAGLDEILGLVRERARTLGPDEWLTGGAWASTLVSTLSASAARRALDEAAGGRPVSLSDDSRHNRWVSSRALELAGITAATPDPSGGVIVRDGDVPSGLLLEAAGVLVERVTGGLTAGQHRRASQRAIEVLHGFGVTAFQDAGVSTDILGALQSLDLAGELAAWVVSSLLVNDPIFGFDPVGAPLLEVADSFRSPHHRPDFVKIFLDGVPPTRTAAFLEPYLPDETHGGCFRGSTTMPPPELTEWLLTAAAAGFSAKVHCTGDASVRQFLDAVEKVRAAGFADTRFQVAHGQFVHPDDLPRFAELGVAADISPFLWVPGVIPSAIAEVLPASRASRMQPNRALLDSGALVAGGSDWPVSESPNAWEGIAGLVSRQDPSGRRPGALWPEQAITLAEAIEVFTLGGARACGLDDVTGALTPGRSADFVVLDRDPFRTSRVAETRVVETWFAGRRVFQR is encoded by the coding sequence GTGGCCGCCGACCTGGTACTGACGAACGCCCTGGTGTACACAGTGGACACCGCGCGGCCGTGGGCGTCGGCGCTCGCGGTGTCCGGCGGGAAGATCGTCGCGCTGGAAGACGCCGAGCGCGGCCCGAAGACCGAAGTGCTCGACCTCGGCGGCGCGTTCGTCCTGCCAGGCCTGGTCGACGTGCACAACCACCACGCGATGGCCGGGCGCGCCGAGCTGTTCGAGCTGACCTTCGGCGCGGACGCGGGCCTCGACGAGATCCTGGGCCTGGTCCGCGAGCGGGCCCGGACGCTGGGCCCGGACGAGTGGCTGACCGGCGGCGCGTGGGCGTCCACTTTGGTCTCGACGTTGTCCGCTTCGGCCGCGCGGCGCGCGTTGGACGAGGCCGCGGGCGGCCGGCCGGTGTCCCTTTCGGACGACAGCAGGCACAACCGCTGGGTGAGCAGCCGGGCCCTCGAGCTGGCCGGCATCACGGCGGCCACCCCCGACCCGTCCGGCGGCGTGATCGTCCGCGACGGCGACGTCCCCAGCGGGCTCCTGCTGGAGGCGGCCGGGGTCCTGGTCGAGCGGGTGACCGGCGGCCTGACGGCCGGGCAGCACCGCCGCGCGTCCCAGCGGGCGATCGAGGTCCTGCACGGCTTCGGCGTCACGGCGTTCCAGGACGCCGGCGTCTCGACCGACATCCTGGGCGCCCTGCAGTCGCTGGACCTGGCCGGCGAGCTGGCCGCGTGGGTGGTGTCGTCGTTGCTGGTCAACGACCCGATCTTCGGCTTCGACCCGGTCGGGGCGCCGCTGCTGGAGGTGGCGGATTCGTTCCGCAGCCCGCACCACCGCCCGGACTTCGTGAAGATCTTCCTCGACGGCGTCCCCCCGACCCGCACGGCGGCGTTCCTCGAGCCGTACCTGCCGGACGAAACGCACGGCGGCTGCTTCCGCGGGTCGACGACGATGCCGCCGCCGGAACTCACCGAGTGGCTGCTGACGGCCGCCGCGGCGGGCTTCTCGGCGAAGGTCCACTGCACGGGCGACGCCTCGGTGCGGCAGTTCCTGGACGCCGTCGAGAAGGTGCGCGCCGCGGGGTTCGCGGACACCCGGTTCCAGGTGGCGCACGGGCAGTTCGTGCACCCCGACGACCTGCCGCGGTTCGCCGAGCTGGGGGTCGCGGCGGACATTTCGCCGTTCCTGTGGGTGCCGGGGGTGATCCCGTCGGCGATCGCCGAGGTGCTGCCGGCGTCGCGAGCTTCGCGCATGCAGCCGAACCGGGCGTTGCTCGACAGCGGCGCGCTGGTCGCGGGCGGGTCGGACTGGCCGGTGAGCGAGTCGCCGAACGCGTGGGAGGGGATCGCGGGCCTGGTTTCTCGGCAGGACCCGTCCGGCCGCCGCCCGGGGGCGCTGTGGCCGGAACAGGCGATCACCCTGGCGGAGGCGATCGAGGTGTTCACTCTGGGCGGGGCGCGGGCGTGCGGGCTGGACGACGTCACGGGCGCGTTGACGCCGGGGCGCTCGGCCGACTTCGTGGTGCTGGACCGGGATCCCTTCCGGACCTCCCGGGTGGCGGAGACGCGGGTCGTGGAGACGTGGTTCGCCGGGCGGCGCGTGTTCCAGCGCTGA
- a CDS encoding SDR family NAD(P)-dependent oxidoreductase, whose amino-acid sequence MDSSGKVVAITGGGTGIGAAVARRYAGEGAHVVVLGRRREPLEKVAAETGAHVIACDASVREDAESAIAEIVGKYGRLDVVVANAGGHGLSSVVDTGDEEWELALRSNLSSAFVLCRAALPSLVETGGQVVVVSSLAGLFAGPNVAGYTVAKHALIGLTRSIARDFGPRGVRANAVCPGWVRTPMADGEMDQFAAAAGFTGGHEEGYRRVTAEVPLRRPAEPAEIAAIVRFLGSAESSYITGAVLVADGGAHAVDLPTLAFERAGM is encoded by the coding sequence GTGGACTCATCAGGCAAAGTCGTCGCGATCACCGGCGGCGGTACCGGCATCGGCGCGGCGGTCGCCCGCCGGTACGCCGGTGAAGGCGCGCACGTCGTCGTGCTGGGACGCCGGCGCGAGCCCCTCGAGAAGGTGGCCGCGGAAACCGGCGCGCACGTCATCGCGTGCGACGCGAGCGTGCGCGAGGACGCCGAAAGCGCGATCGCGGAGATCGTCGGCAAGTACGGGCGGCTCGACGTCGTGGTCGCCAACGCCGGCGGGCACGGCCTGTCTTCGGTCGTCGACACCGGCGACGAGGAGTGGGAGCTGGCGCTGCGCTCGAACCTGTCGAGCGCGTTCGTGCTGTGCCGGGCCGCGCTGCCGTCGCTGGTGGAGACCGGCGGGCAGGTCGTCGTGGTGTCGTCGCTGGCCGGGCTGTTCGCCGGGCCGAACGTCGCCGGCTACACCGTCGCGAAGCACGCGCTGATCGGGCTGACCCGGTCGATCGCCCGCGACTTCGGGCCGCGCGGGGTGCGCGCGAACGCGGTCTGCCCCGGCTGGGTGCGCACCCCGATGGCGGACGGCGAGATGGACCAGTTCGCCGCGGCGGCGGGCTTCACCGGCGGCCACGAGGAGGGCTACCGCCGCGTGACGGCGGAGGTCCCGCTGCGGCGCCCCGCCGAGCCGGCGGAGATCGCGGCGATCGTGCGGTTCCTGGGCTCGGCGGAGTCGTCCTACATCACGGGCGCGGTCCTGGTCGCCGACGGCGGCGCCCACGCCGTCGACCTCCCGACGCTGGCCTTCGAGCGCGCCGGGATGTGA
- a CDS encoding ABC transporter permease subunit, with translation MRLAENPLARAALPFLVAAAAIAAGYALSVGLAGYFVYLGVSAVVAAIALLGLGVVTGTAGMISLCQLTFAAVGAFVVSACNVAGVPGGFVTWLLLGGLAAALAGVLVGLPALRLRGITLAVVTLGLAAAADLTLVQIQFPGATEGTSVERPEAFSDDRSYFLFAVLVLVACGLLVHFLRRGRWGSSWHLVAFSERGTAAVGAGVRTSKLTAFAVSAALGGISGGLLTGQVGLAFPASFTAIQSLALYVLAIMSGAHLIDMAVFGALLWVAVPELLKRWGVPQDWGFVVFGVLGVQALTGRGNLGTAVRNLWYRRGAPAGVGLATEVADVEPLPPGDPVLAVRGLSVSFGHVVALSDVDITVPEHGILGVIGPNGAGKSTLVDAISGFLPRADGTVTLGGRPLTGSPTRRARAGLRRTFQQDRVPPGLTVGAYVRFVARRRLTGGEVADALEFFGCPAPRTALSRVDAGARRLVEVVGHLLAKPRVLLLDEPAAGLPHEEHVAFGRRLRQVPARFGVSVLLIEHDLDLVRSVCDTLTVLDFGQVLASGPQADVLADPAVLKAYMGETELL, from the coding sequence ATGCGGCTCGCTGAAAACCCGCTCGCGCGGGCGGCCCTGCCCTTCCTGGTCGCCGCCGCGGCGATCGCCGCCGGGTACGCGCTCAGCGTCGGGCTCGCCGGGTACTTCGTCTACCTCGGCGTCAGCGCGGTCGTCGCGGCGATCGCCCTCCTCGGGCTCGGCGTGGTCACCGGGACCGCGGGCATGATCTCCCTCTGCCAGCTCACCTTCGCGGCGGTCGGCGCGTTCGTCGTCTCCGCGTGCAACGTCGCCGGCGTGCCCGGCGGGTTCGTCACCTGGCTGCTCCTCGGCGGCCTGGCCGCGGCGCTCGCCGGAGTCCTCGTCGGGCTGCCCGCGCTGCGGCTGCGGGGCATCACCCTCGCCGTCGTCACCCTCGGGCTGGCCGCGGCCGCCGACCTCACGCTCGTGCAGATCCAGTTCCCCGGCGCCACCGAAGGCACGTCGGTCGAGCGGCCCGAGGCCTTCTCCGACGACCGGTCCTACTTCCTGTTCGCCGTGCTGGTGCTCGTCGCCTGCGGGCTGCTCGTGCACTTCCTGCGCCGCGGCCGCTGGGGCAGCAGCTGGCACCTGGTCGCCTTCTCCGAACGCGGGACCGCCGCCGTCGGCGCGGGTGTCCGCACCTCCAAGCTCACGGCGTTCGCGGTCAGCGCCGCGCTCGGCGGGATCAGCGGGGGCCTGCTCACCGGGCAGGTCGGCCTCGCCTTCCCGGCGAGCTTCACCGCCATCCAGTCCCTCGCGCTGTACGTGCTGGCGATCATGTCCGGCGCGCACCTGATCGACATGGCCGTGTTCGGCGCGCTGCTCTGGGTCGCCGTCCCCGAGCTGCTCAAGCGCTGGGGCGTGCCGCAGGACTGGGGGTTCGTGGTGTTCGGCGTGCTCGGCGTCCAGGCCCTCACCGGCCGCGGCAACCTCGGCACGGCCGTGCGCAACCTCTGGTACCGCCGCGGCGCCCCCGCGGGTGTCGGGCTCGCCACCGAGGTCGCCGACGTCGAACCGCTGCCACCCGGCGACCCCGTCCTGGCGGTGCGCGGCCTGAGCGTCTCCTTCGGACACGTCGTCGCGCTGTCCGATGTGGACATCACCGTGCCCGAGCACGGGATCCTCGGCGTGATCGGGCCGAACGGCGCCGGGAAGTCCACTTTGGTCGACGCGATCAGCGGCTTCCTGCCCCGGGCGGACGGCACCGTCACCCTCGGCGGCCGCCCGCTCACCGGCTCGCCCACCCGCCGGGCCCGCGCCGGGCTGCGGCGGACGTTCCAGCAGGACCGCGTCCCGCCCGGCCTCACCGTCGGCGCGTACGTCCGGTTCGTCGCCCGGCGACGGCTCACCGGTGGCGAAGTCGCCGACGCGCTGGAGTTCTTCGGCTGCCCCGCGCCGCGGACAGCACTGTCGCGAGTGGACGCGGGCGCGCGGCGGCTCGTCGAGGTCGTCGGCCACCTGCTGGCGAAGCCCCGGGTGCTGCTGCTCGACGAACCCGCGGCCGGGCTGCCGCACGAGGAGCACGTCGCGTTCGGGCGGCGGCTGCGGCAGGTGCCCGCCCGGTTCGGGGTGTCGGTGCTGCTCATCGAGCACGACCTCGACCTGGTCCGGTCGGTCTGCGACACGCTCACGGTGCTCGACTTCGGTCAGGTGCTGGCGAGCGGCCCGCAGGCGGACGTGCTGGCCGACCCGGCCGTGCTGAAGGCGTACATGGGTGAAACGGAGCTGCTGTGA
- a CDS encoding methyltransferase dimerization domain-containing protein, whose translation MTTRPATPERIVDIAVGYMAAQQLFAANRIGLFPALAAGPLAAGELAERTGRPEKTVRILGDALAALGLLSRVDGRYGLTPDTAAYLGGEGLDLAPFLTFLEAISYPHWQQFPHTTDTGEPGELDLGGDRWDTFLGGVMAYNALHARMLAGEFDFTGCKNLLDLGGLSAEFALQALRANDVLRATFVYDPRSVPSVTEAVAEFADRTTVVGAATPEAEPAGEFDLVMVNHVVHRFSAEENQAILRHARAAAAPGARLLLLDFFLDDDPSPRALDALHAGEYLVIDGTVVYPEADVRGWLADAGWRPVDRLTLPGSPRVLVAEAV comes from the coding sequence GTGACGACCAGACCCGCCACGCCCGAACGGATCGTGGACATCGCGGTCGGCTACATGGCCGCCCAGCAGCTCTTCGCCGCCAACCGCATCGGCCTGTTCCCCGCTCTGGCCGCCGGCCCGCTCGCCGCGGGGGAGCTGGCCGAGCGCACCGGACGGCCCGAAAAGACCGTCCGGATCCTTGGGGACGCCCTCGCCGCACTCGGCCTGCTGTCCCGCGTGGACGGTCGGTACGGGCTGACGCCCGACACCGCCGCGTACCTCGGGGGAGAAGGTCTGGACCTCGCGCCGTTCCTGACCTTCCTCGAGGCGATCAGCTACCCGCACTGGCAGCAGTTCCCGCACACCACCGACACCGGCGAACCCGGCGAGCTCGACCTCGGCGGCGACCGCTGGGACACCTTCCTCGGCGGGGTCATGGCGTATAACGCCCTACACGCCCGGATGCTGGCGGGCGAATTCGACTTCACCGGCTGCAAAAACCTCCTGGACCTGGGCGGGCTCTCGGCCGAGTTCGCCCTCCAGGCCCTGCGGGCGAACGACGTGCTGCGGGCGACGTTCGTCTACGACCCGCGGTCGGTCCCCTCGGTCACCGAAGCGGTCGCGGAGTTCGCGGACCGGACCACCGTCGTCGGCGCGGCGACTCCGGAGGCCGAGCCCGCGGGCGAGTTCGACCTGGTGATGGTGAACCACGTCGTCCACCGGTTCTCCGCCGAAGAGAACCAGGCGATCCTGCGCCACGCCCGGGCCGCGGCGGCACCGGGTGCGCGGTTGCTGCTGCTGGACTTCTTCCTGGACGACGACCCGTCGCCGCGGGCGCTCGACGCGCTGCACGCGGGGGAGTACCTGGTCATCGACGGCACCGTCGTGTACCCCGAGGCCGACGTCCGCGGCTGGCTGGCCGACGCCGGCTGGCGCCCGGTGGACCGGCTGACGCTGCCGGGCTCGCCGAGGGTGCTCGTCGCGGAGGCGGTGTGA
- a CDS encoding alpha/beta hydrolase, which translates to MSTGLDPAVRDLLDQAAPAPVPDRPPTAVELRAAFAAVRPKPGPAAAVASVTDHWVPGPGGVLRVRVYLPEADGPVPAFVWIHGGGWTIGSIDENEVASRAVCAAASVAVVAVEYRLAPEDPYPAAPSDCYAVLEWLAAGGAGPAVSPSRLAVGGESAGGNLSTVVSLMSRDRGGPPIAAQVLICPVFGHPDDGHASYVDFATGYGMTADAMRFFFAQYAPAGSDDPYVLPSRSRDLSGLPPALVLTAEYDVLRDEGEAFARQLAEAGVAVDVHRYEGQIHGFYGLYTDLPASARSHAEVAAYLKGIFA; encoded by the coding sequence GTGAGCACCGGCCTGGACCCGGCCGTGCGGGACCTGCTGGACCAGGCCGCGCCGGCGCCGGTACCCGACCGCCCGCCGACGGCGGTGGAGCTGCGGGCGGCGTTCGCGGCCGTCCGGCCGAAGCCGGGTCCGGCGGCGGCGGTCGCGTCGGTGACCGACCACTGGGTGCCCGGCCCGGGGGGCGTCCTGCGGGTCCGCGTGTACCTCCCGGAAGCGGACGGCCCGGTGCCGGCGTTCGTGTGGATCCACGGCGGCGGCTGGACGATCGGCTCGATCGACGAGAACGAGGTGGCCTCCCGCGCGGTGTGCGCGGCGGCGTCGGTCGCGGTGGTGGCGGTCGAGTACCGCCTCGCGCCGGAGGACCCGTACCCGGCCGCGCCGTCGGACTGCTACGCGGTGCTGGAATGGCTGGCCGCGGGCGGCGCCGGGCCCGCGGTCTCGCCGTCCCGGCTCGCGGTCGGCGGGGAGAGTGCCGGCGGCAACCTGTCCACCGTGGTCTCGCTGATGTCCCGCGACCGCGGCGGCCCGCCGATCGCCGCGCAGGTGCTGATCTGCCCGGTGTTCGGCCACCCGGACGACGGCCACGCGTCCTATGTGGACTTCGCGACCGGCTACGGCATGACGGCGGACGCGATGCGGTTCTTCTTCGCCCAGTACGCACCGGCCGGGTCGGACGACCCGTACGTGCTGCCTTCGCGGTCGCGGGACCTGTCGGGCCTGCCCCCGGCGCTGGTGCTGACGGCGGAGTACGACGTCCTGCGCGACGAAGGGGAGGCGTTCGCGCGGCAGCTGGCCGAGGCCGGGGTGGCGGTGGACGTGCACCGGTACGAGGGCCAGATCCACGGGTTCTACGGGCTGTACACGGACCTGCCGGCGTCGGCGCGGTCGCACGCCGAGGTGGCGGCGTACCTGAAGGGGATCTTCGCCTGA
- a CDS encoding TetR/AcrR family transcriptional regulator encodes MPKIIDHDQRRSDIVDVTWDLIVRGGIEAATMREIAAAAGFANGALKLYFPSKEDIIAATYERALDMMRQYVELDGLRGITALRELCVSSMPIDDERITAGRVLMIFWQMSLDNRTMHDKYLEHVREWRGLLHRFLTEGREDGDVVTETPDEQIVDEIVLLNAGANVMSLVAGEFSTIDLQHRHLESLLDRLTRP; translated from the coding sequence GTGCCCAAGATCATCGACCACGACCAGCGGCGCAGCGACATCGTCGACGTCACCTGGGACCTCATCGTGCGCGGCGGGATCGAAGCCGCCACCATGCGGGAGATCGCCGCCGCCGCCGGGTTCGCCAACGGGGCGCTCAAGCTGTACTTCCCCAGCAAGGAAGACATCATCGCGGCCACCTACGAGCGGGCACTCGACATGATGCGGCAGTACGTCGAGCTCGACGGGCTCCGGGGGATCACCGCGCTGCGGGAGCTCTGCGTGTCGTCCATGCCGATCGACGACGAGCGGATCACCGCCGGGCGGGTGCTCATGATCTTCTGGCAGATGTCGCTGGACAACCGGACCATGCACGACAAGTACCTCGAGCACGTCCGCGAGTGGCGCGGGCTGCTCCACCGCTTCCTCACCGAGGGCCGCGAAGACGGCGACGTCGTCACCGAGACGCCCGACGAACAGATCGTCGACGAGATCGTCCTGCTCAACGCCGGCGCCAACGTGATGAGCCTGGTGGCGGGTGAGTTCTCCACGATCGACCTCCAGCACCGGCACCTGGAGTCCCTCCTGGACCGCCTCACCCGCCCCTGA